One region of Ictalurus furcatus strain D&B chromosome 17, Billie_1.0, whole genome shotgun sequence genomic DNA includes:
- the ercc2 gene encoding general transcription and DNA repair factor IIH helicase subunit XPD, which produces MKLNIEGLLVYFPYDYIYPEQYSYMLELKRTLDAKGHGVLEMPSGTGKTISLLSLIVAYQKAYPLEVTKLIYCSRTVPEIEKVVEELRKLMEYYAKEAGKENHFLALALSSRKNLCIHPEVSSLRFGKEVDGKCHSLTASYIRAQRHSNPSQPVCRFYEEFDAVGRQVPISPGIYNLDDLKDFGRRKGWCPYYLARYSLLHANIVVYSYHYLLDPKIADLVSKELAKKSVVVFDEAHNIDNVCIDSMSVNITRRTLDRSQANVDTLQNTIQRIKETDAAKLQEEYRRLVEGLKEANVARETDIYLSNPVLPDEILQEAVPGNIRTAEHFIGFMKRFLEYLKARLRIHHVVQESSPQFLKDIYEKVCIDRKPLRFCAERLRSLLRTLEIADIADFSAITLISHFATLVSTYSKGFTIIIEPFEDKTPTIANPVLHFSCMDPSIAIKPVFERFQSVVITSGTLSPLEIYPRILDFHPVTMASFTMTLARTCLCPLIVGRGNDQVALSSKFETREDFAVIRNYGNLLLEMSAIVPDGIVAFFTSYVYMENIVASWYEQGILENIQRNKLIFIETQDAAETSMALEKYQEACENGRGAILLSVARGKVSEGIDFVHHFGRAVIMFGVPYVYTQSRILKARLEYLRDQFQIRENDFLTFDAMRHAAQCVGRAIRGKTDYGLMIFADKRYARADKRGKLPRWIQEHITDGSLNLTIDETVQLAKHFLRQMAQPFRREDQLGLSLLTLEQLQSEEMLQKISQIAHQA; this is translated from the exons ATGAA GTTGAACATCGAAGGGCTGTTAGTTTATTTCCCATATGACTACATCTACCCAGAACAGTACTCTTATATGCTGGAGCTCAAGAGGACACTTGATGCCAAG GGGCATGGTGTTCTGGAGATGCCCTCAGGGACCGGAAAAACAATTTCGCTTCTGTCTTTGATTGTTGCTTATCAGAAG GCCTACCCTCTCGAGGTAACCAAATTGATTTACTGCTCTCGAACTGTACCTGAGATAGAGAAG GTGGTAGAGGAACTGAGAAAACTAATGGAGTACTATGCAAAGGAAGCGGGAAAGGAAAATCACTTTCTTGCTCTAGCACTTTCTTCAAGAAAGAATCTGTGCATTCATCCTGAA GTGAGCTCACTACGCTTTGGAAAAGAGGTGGATGGAAAATGTCACAGTCTGACCGCATCATACATTCGTGCACAACGTCACAGTAATCCCAGCCAACCTGTCTGCCGCTTCTATGAG GAGTTTGATGCTGTGGGAAGGCAGGTGCCAATTTCTCCTGGCATTTACAACCTAGATGACCTTAAAGATTTTGGACGGAGGAAAGGCTGGTGCCCGTACTACCTAGCACGCTACTCG cTTCTTCATGCTAATATAGTGGTTTACAGTTACCATTACCTTCTGGACCCAAAAATTGCAGACCTGGTCTCAAAAGAGCTTGCAAAGAAATCTGTTGTTGTCTTTGACGAAGCTCACAACATCG ACAATGTGTGCATTGATTCGATGAGTGTGAACATCACCAGGAGGACACTGGACCGCAGTCAGGCCAACGTGGACACACTTCAGAATACCATTCAAAG GATAAAGGAAACTGATGCTGCTAAACTACAAGAGGAGTACAGGAGATTAGTGGAGGGGCTAAAAGAAGCCAATGTTGCCAGAGAAACCGATATCTACTTGTCTAATCCAGTACTCCCAGATGAAATACTCCAAG AGGCCGTCCCAGGCAATATCCGCACAGCAGAGCACTTTATAGGCTTCATGAAGCGTTTCCTGGAGTACCTGAAGGCTCGGCTGCGTATCCATCACGTCGTGCAGGAGAGTTCTCCTCAGTTCCTTAAAGACATCTATGAGAAGGTGTGCATTGATCGCAAGCCCCTCAG ATTCTGTGCAGAGAGGCTACGCTCATTATTAAGAACTCTGGAGATTGCAGATATCGCTGACTTCTCTGCCATTACTCTGATCTCCCACTTTGCTACACTTGTTAGCACGTACAGCAAAG GCTTCACAATTATTATTGAACCCTTTGAAGACAAAACGCCCACAATCGCTAATCCCGTTCTACACTTCAG ctgcaTGGACCCCTCCATTGCTATAAAACCTGTGTTTGAGCGGTTCCAGTCAGTCGTTATCACTTCAGGG ACTCTTTCTCCACTGGAAATCTATCCCCGAATCTTGGACTTCCACCCCGTTACCATGGCTTCCTTTACCATGACACTGGCACGTACCTGCCTTTGTCCTCTT ATTGTTGGGCGTGGCAATGATCAAGTGGCTTTGAGTTCCAAATTTGAGACCAGAGAAGATTTTG CTGTGATCCGGAACTATGGGAACCTGCTTCTGGAAATGTCTGCCATTGTACCTGATGGGATTGTAGCATTTTTCACcagctatgtttacatggaaaaCATTGTAGCTTCATGGTATGAGCAG GGAATTCTGGAAAACATCCAGAGGAACAAGCTTATTTTCATAGAGACACAAGATGCAGCAGAGACCAGCATGGCTCTAGAGAAGTACCAAGAG GCTTGTGAAAATGGCAGGGGGGCCATCCTGCTGTCTGTGGCCAGAGGTAAAGTGTCTGAAGGGATAGACTTTG TTCATCACTTTGGGCGAGCTGTGATCATGTTTGGAGTGCCTTATGTCTACACCCAGAGTCGAATACTTAAG GCTCGTCTGGAGTATCTGCGAGACCAATTTCAAATCCGTGAGAATGACTTCCTGACCTTCGATGCCATGCGACATGCGGCTCAGTGTGTAGGCAGAGCCATCCGAGGCAAGACCGACTATGGCCTCATGATCTTTGCTGACAAG CGTTACGCCAGAGCCGACAAGCGAGGTAAACTTCCCCGCTGGATTCAGGAACACATCACAGATGGCAGCCTTAACCTGACCATTGATGAGACAGTGCAGCTTGCCAAGCACTTTCTGCGGCAGATGGCACAGCCATTTAGACGG GAGGATCAGTTGGGCCTGTCTCTACTGACCCTGGAACAGCTTCAATCAGAGGAAATGCTGCAGAAGATCTCTCAGATTGCTCACCAGGCCTAA
- the zgc:154093 gene encoding cdc42 effector protein 2, which translates to MPAKTPMYLKTPTPRHGKKLKLRDVLSSDMISPPLGDLRHSAHVGPEGEGDMFGDVGFLQGKLDMLPALAHPSHSMNRHVDDMFEVRGLQHGYDPHHNSDHSSILKSTISMPAFIAPEQPPPKPPRLHLEESSKQQKNHHNQQQHSMSVCAEGVGHYMEPCHDFTLSASIPILRHLVPSAGSFSEASSDDSMSEGYVPPDPKRGLSLDSDAGLSNEDLRSEHSESPAFSPTMSRSESLTGLDLDLGPSILEDVLRIMDRYKCVKDRCEL; encoded by the coding sequence ATGCCAGCCAAGACACCTATGTATTTAAAGACCCCCACACCAAGGCATGGCAAAAAGCTAAAACTGAGGGATGTTCTCTCTAGTGATATGATCAGCCCTCCTCTGGGGGACTTGCGCCACAGTGCCCATGTTGGACCAGAGGGGGAGGGTGACATGTTCGGAGATGTTGGTTTCCTACAAGGCAAATTGGACATGTTACCTGCCTTAGCACACCCATCACACAGCATGAACAGACATGTTGATGACATGTTTGAGGTAAGAGGACTACAGCACGGGTATGATCCCCATCATAACTCAGATCACAGCTCCATTCTTAAAAGCACTATCTCAATGCCTGCCTTCATTGCCCCTGAGCAGCCACCTCCTAAACCTCCTCGTCTACACTTAGAGGAAAGTTCCAAGCAGCAAAAGAACCACCACAATCAGCAGCAACActccatgtctgtgtgtgcagaagGGGTTGGACACTACATGGAGCCCTGCCATGACTTCACCCTATCTGCATCCATCCCCATCTTGAGACACctagtgccctctgctggctctTTCTCTGAGGCCTCTTCAGATGACTCCATGTCCGAGGGCTATGTTCCACCGGACCCTAAGCGAGGACTGAGCCTGGACTCTGATGCTGGCCTGAGCAATGAGGACCTTCGAAGTGAACATAGCGAGTCTCCCGCATTCTCTCCCACCATGTCACGCTCAGAGTCTCTCACTGGCCTCGACCTGGATCTGGGACCATCCATTCTGGAGGATGTTCTCAGGATAATGGACCGTTACAAGTGTGTGAAAGACAGGTGTGAGCTGTGA
- the zc3h4 gene encoding zinc finger CCCH domain-containing protein 4, which translates to MAVESMTVHPNSPTANHEHNSLLTDERREDEELEEGELEDDGGDVEMPSTEGQEPEEKPSRVKERHGSESDDDKAHRRKKKRKKERERDREREKEKRRSRKRRRSKHKRHASSSDDHSDYSDESDYSPSEKRKYREYSPQYPPSSHGGYGPAPPSGHGGPMSKKGSYMKMDKQGYGGYDEYDDENYEGEEDEDMGEDDYDDFTKELNQYRKAKEGGGGGPGNQRGRGLKGRMKNQRGRGRGGMRGRGGRGGMRGRGRGKMGGENDDGDGMYGDEMEYGDDDYDMGDDDYDDYSKELNQYRKSKDRGRGGKGGRGRGRGKGGRGMNRGRGRNRGRGRGGDQGHDDDNSGDMDMGDGSIGQRKHEQEKHGQDKKGKAICKYYIEGRCTWGEHCNFSHDIELPKKKELCKFYITGFCARAENCPYMHGDFPCKLFHTTGNCVNGDDCMFSHEPLSEDTQELLDKMLAEDAEAGAEDEKEVEELKKQGINPLPKPPPGVGLLPTPPRPGPTDSSTPIDFGAPGPQHGSIPSNGPSCPGTVPGHEGPPPPCPEGGSFQGSPNHGPSPPAIGPPPPCGGNTGKKIPSLFEIVVKPTGQLAQKLGVRGPNPATAATGAAGTQGPPPCPPGGPPPRFPAGPPPGHMPPNGPHDLPPMGPPNMNQGPPGMMQNFGSAEGPPNQAMMPPGGGSARNFYDTFYQQQQSIGTEGGGGEGDGYMVGPGGNFSEQSSGNQHSGNMEGPSNGGSTNQSGITVPDFLPPAQRVLFMRIQQKQQEEEERARRLAEGGPDRDNEGDSANWYSSEDEDGGGSVTSILKTLRQQSQAQGPSKPEGAPSDPRLQKAQPAPVPSRPADPRLARDPRLSRNADSSQVSETNLSSPPSSSAPTDPRLARQAATSKPEPPLVYKPPPLTSAATEEEEGERMLRDKPVPIPLDPLMGMALRDPRSQLQQFSHIKKDLVLNKPSFAKAVLWSPEDLIPIPIPKQDFLPLPPGIPPVAAIDPRLSRAQQQLHTAISTPLPAPAPSAEPPSQSSSSTSSSSSLPDFELLSRILKTVNASSTSPSQTSSSVVPPAPVQAEKPMDPRMARKITDPRLQPQKSALKQPTEPTASQTSAPSGPPAPSSPTHTIAPYDPRLFSVGGAGRGGTGGTAGSGSNVLSSISLYDPRTQSSDKPESSEVTTTTTETKASDSVTSMAKPKSKEPLFVRKSALDQPEPEKSSSEQATDRYNSYNRPRPKPSPSPNAGGVGGTPPTGGSSQNPQGTAGATEPPAGVHNLPVSSLFSMVKQASKPSGTGSPFGGNSPAQPDTAEQDNASLKDVFKGFDPTASPFCQ; encoded by the exons ATGGCTGTGGAAAGCATGACTGTCCATCCAAACTCCCCAACAGCCAACCACGAACACAACAGCCTTCTCACTGACGAAAG GCGAGAGGATGAAGAGCTGGAAGAGGGGGAGCTGGAGGATGATGGAGGCGATGTGGAAATGCCCAGCACTGAGGGACAAGAGCCCGAGGAGAAGCCCAGCCGTGTAAAGGAGCGACACGGCAGTGAGTCAGATGACGATAAGGCCCACCGTCgcaagaagaaaaggaagaaagaaagagagagagacagagagagggagaaggaaaaGCGGAGATCGAGAAAGAGACGCAGATCAAAACACaag CGTCATGCATCGTCTAGTGATGACCACTCAGACTACAGTGATGAATCTGACTACAGTCCTAGCGAGAAAAGGAAGTATCGGGAATACAGCCCTCAGTACCCACCTTCA TCTCATGGAGGCTATGGTCCTGCACCTCCCTCTGGACATGGAGGACCTATGTCAAAGAAAGGCAGCTACATGAAAATGGACAAACAGGGGTATGGCGGTTACGATGAGTATGATGATGAGAACTATGAGggtgaggaggatgaggacatGGGTGAAGATGACTATGATGACTTCACCAAGGAGCTTAACCAGTACCGCAAGGCCAAAGAAGGTGGTGGAGGTGGACCGGGCAACCAGCGTGGCAGAG GTCTTAAAGGCCGAATGAAAAACCAGAGAGGCCGAGGCAGAGGAGGAATGAGGGGCCGTGGGGGTAGAGGTGGAATGCGAGGTAGAGGACGAGGTAAAATGGGAGGCGAGAATGATGACGGGGATGGCATGTATGGAGATGAGATGGAG TACGGCGATGATGACTATGACATgggtgatgatgattatgatgattattcGAAAGAACTGAATCAGTACAGGAAATCCAAAGACAGAGGGCGTG gtgGCAAAGGTGGCAGAGGTCGAGGACGGGGGAAGGGGGGCAGAGGCATGAACCGCGGACGGGGAAGGAATCGTGGGAGGGGTCGTGGAGGTGACCAAGGCCATGATGATGACAACAGTGGAGATATGGACATGGGG GATGGATCCATTGGCCAGAGGAAGCATGAGCAGGAGAAGCACGGGCAGGACAAGAAGGGCAAGGCCATTTGCAAGTACTACATTGAAGGTCGCTGTACCTGG GGAGAACATTGCAACTTCAGTCATGACATTGAGTTGCCCAAGAAGAAAGAACTCTGCAAGTTCTACATCACTGGCTTCTGTGCTCGGGCTGAAAATTGTCCTTACATGCATG GTGACTTCCCATGCAAGCTGTTCCACACTACAGGCAACTGCGTAAACGGAGATGACTGTATGTTCTCTCATGAACCTCTGTCAGAAGACACACAAGAACTGCTAGATAAG ATGTTGGCTGAGGATGCTGAAGCCGGTGCTGAGGATGAGAAGGAAGTGGAGGAGCTGAAAAAACAAGGCATTAATCCCCTCCCCAAACCCCCACCTGGTGTGGGACTTTTACCCACACCCCCAAGGCCTGGCCCAACAGATTCCTCGACTCCAATAGACTTTGGGGCACCAGGGCCACAGCATGGCAGCATACCTTCTAATGGTCCCTCATGCCCAGGCACAGTACCAGGGCATGAGGGACCACCTCCCCCCTGCCCTGAAGGAGGATCTTTCCAGGGCTCACCAAACCATGGCCCGTCTCCACCAGCCATTGGTCCACCACCTCCCTGTGGGGGTAACACGGGAAAGAAGATCCCATCCTTGTTCGAGATTGTTGTGAAACCCACTGGACAACTAGCGCAAAAACTAGGCGTCAG AGGTCCGAATCCTGCCACTGCTGCTACAGGTGCTGCAGGAACTCAAGGCCCACCTCCATGTCCTCCAGGTGGTCCTCCACCTCGTTTTCCTGCTGGACCACCACCTGGTCACATGCCACCAAATGGGCCTCATGACCTGCCACCCATGGGCCCACCAAACATGAACCAAGGCCCCCCAGGAATGATGCAGAACTTTGGCTCAGCAGAAGGACCTCCAAACCAGGCCATGATGCCACCTGGGGGTGGTTCTGCTCGCAATTTTTATGACACTTTCTACCAGCAGCAGCAAAGCATAGGAACAGAAGGGGGAGGTGGAGAGG GTGATGGCTACATGGTAGGACCTGGTGGAAACTTCAGCGAGCAGTCATCCGGGAACCAGCATTCTGGCAATATGGAGGGCCCATCAAATGGAGGCTCAACTAATCAGTCTGGAATAACGGTGCCAGACTTTTTGCCTCCAGCACAGCGTGTGCTGTTTATGAGGATCCAACAGAAACAgcaggaagaagaggagagggCCAGGAGGCTAGCTGAAGGAGGTCCAGATCGAGACAATGAAG GTGATTCAGCAAATTGGTATTCTAGTGAAGATGAAGATGGTGGTGGAAGCGTCACGTCAATCCTGAAAACCTTACGGCAGCAAAGCCAAGCCCAGGGGCCCTCGAAACCTGAAGGTGCTCCCAGCGACCCCCGACTACAGAAGGCTCAGCCTGCTCCGGTGCCCAGCAGACCAGCTGACCCCAGGCTGGCCCGAGACCCTCGCTTATCACGTAATGCAGACTCCTCCCAGGTTTCAGAGACtaatctctcctctcctccatcctcctctgCGCCCACAGACCCACGACTCGCACGTCAGGCTGCTACATCCAAACCCGAGCCCCCACTGGTGTATAAACCACCGCCCCTTACTTCTGCTGCTACTGAagaagaggagggagagagaatgctGAGGGACAAGCCTGTCCCTATACCATTGGATCCCTTAATGGGCATGGCTTTGCGTGACCCCCGCTCACAGCTCCAGCAGTTCAGCCATATCAAAAAAGATTTGGTCTTGAACAAGCCTTCTTTTGCTAAGGCTGTGCTTTGGAGTCCTGAAGACCTAATTCCCATCCCCATCCCCAAGCAGGACTTTCTCCCACTGCCCCCAGGTATCCCTCCCGTTGCAGCCATAGATCCCCGGCTCTCCCGTGCCCAGCAGCAGCTCCATACAGCTATTTCAACTCCTCTGCCTGCCCCGGCACCCTCTGCCGAACCTCCCAGCCAATCCTCCTCAtccacttcctcctcctcctccctacCAGACTTTGAGCTGCTCTCTCGTATTCTTAAGACTGTTAACGCCTCTTCCACCAGTCCTTCCCAAACCTCTTCATCTGTGGTTCCTCCTGCACCCGTCCAAGCTGAAAAGCCAATGGACCCTCGCATGGCCCGCAAAATCACAGACCCTCGGCTTCAACCGCAGAAATCTGCTCTCAAGCAGCCCACAGAGCCTACAGCCTCACAAACCTCTGCACCTTCTGGACCTCCTGCTCCATCCTCGCCCACGCACACTATTGCACCCTATGACCCACGTCTATTCTCAGTGGGTGGAGCAGGGCGAGGGGGTACAGGGGGTACTGCAGGATCTGGCAGCAATGTGCTCAGTAGCATCAGTCTATATGACCCACGCACACAGAGTTCAGACAAACCAGAGAGTTCAGAGGTCACCACCACAACAACCGAGACAAAAGCCAGTGACAGTGTGACCTCTATGGCAAAGCCAAAGTCCAAAGAGCCGCTGTTTGTTCGAAAATCAGCCCTGGACCAGCCCGAACCAGAGAAAAGCAGCAGCGAGCAAGCCACTGACCGTTACAACAGCTACAACCGACCTCGGCCCAAGCCTTCGCCCTCACCCAACGCAGGAGGTGTAGGAGGAACTCCCCCAACAGGAGGTTCCTCTCAAAATCCTCAGGGCACTGCCGGAGCTACAGAACCACCAGCAGGAGTCCACAACCTTCCTGTCTCCAGTCTTTTTAGCATGGTTAAGCAAGCTAGCAAGCCCAGTGGCACAGGCAGCCCGTTTGGTGGCAACAGCCCAGCACAACCAGACACTGCTGAACAGGACAACGCCTCCTTAAAGGACGTTTTCAAAGGCTTCGACCCTACTGCCTCACCATTCTGTCAGTGA